DNA from Sorangium aterium:
GGGCCCCGATCGGAACGGACCGATTTGGAGCCCGCAGCGGCCGGCAGCTCGTCCGGCGGAAGCACCTCGACATGCGGTCGACCGCGACCGCGCCCATGTCCGGATCGAAGCGCCATCACGCGACCTCGGCGGAAGCGGCTGCGCGGGTGAGCTCATCCCGCATCACGCGCAGCCCGCGAACGAGGGCGGAACGAGCCACAGCGGCGCGCTTCACGGTCAAGCCATCCCGTGACATCAGCCCCGAAACCGCCTCGATCTCGGCGCGGAGCTCTCCATTGACTCGAATGTTAAGATTCGCTTGAAGCACATTTCTATCCATTGTCTCACCAGTGTTGTTGGGCGCTTTGATGACGCCACGAGCTACGAGTGCTCGAAGAGATCGGCGGACATGCCGAGGATGCAGTCGACGCAACCGGCGCAGCGACAGGCCGGCCGGATGGTCGGCCAGCGTCGCCACGAGGTCTCGCTGTGCGGAGCCGATGCCGTGGCTCACGAGCGCCGCTGCATGGGGCAGACCTGCGTGGGCAGCCTCACGGCCGTCGCGGCATACCGCGGTTGTTCAACTGGCAACGGATGCCAGTTGCGGGCCGCCGGGGTAACGGCGGCCACCTCTGGGTCCGGAACGCCCTCGGCTGCGATGCGCTGCTCGCGGGCGTCAACGACGAGCGCCAGGAGGACGAGCGCGATCTCGGCCGCCAGCTGGGCGAGGGTGGCCAGCACTGTGACGACGAGCGGGAAGTGGACCGGCGACCTCGACTAGCGCTGCGAAGCCACCGCAGGCGCCCTCTACAGGGCCGCTGACGCTCCGAGCGGCTTGCACCTCAGCCTCGACCATCCGGCACGTGCAAGGGCGTCCGGTGAGCGCACAGCGCGACGACGAGCCACAAGCGCAACGGCCGCGCATCCAACCTCGGAGCGTCCGGAGTTGGGCGGCACCCCGAGCTGATCCATCGGCGAAGACATCGATCCCGCGCTCGGCCTCCTGGGCGCCGAGGTCGAGCACCGCGAGCGCGGGCGCCGAGGTGCCGATCGAGCCGCTGGCCGACGTGTCGGGTTGCGCCGGCCCCCATAGGATGGGACGCACAGCGCTCCGAAATGCCTTCAAATCAAGGCCTTTTGCGATCGAATCGTCAGGGCGAAGTGTCAGCGCACCGCTCCGCTGAGCTCCGCCGGGGTCGAGCGCGCCATGCTGAGCCGCTCCGCCGACAACGAGGGCGCTGAGGTCGAGGTCGCGAGCGCGATCCAGCCAGCGGTGATCGGCATGCGCGCCCGCCCTGATCCAGCACGGCCAGGTGGTTGACGGACACCAGGAGCATCCCGACCGCCAGGCCCGATGCCAGGGCAGCCGGCGAGCAGCGGCAGAGCGAAGCGTGCCGCGTTCCGGGACGGGTCGACGTCGAGCAGGTTCACGTCGACCGGCTGTAGGCATGTAGGGCGAACGAGGGGGCTGTTTCCATAAACCTCTCTGGTATCGATGCATGCGCTTGCATAGAGGAAGTTCCCGGATCTGGTCCCTACAAGTGCCTACGTGCCTACAAGCCGACATCGCCGGCCCCTTCCGGCTGGTCGTCGCCGTGGTAGCGGAGCCCGACGCCGCGCCAGATGTCGCGCGGGGAGCTGTGCCCTGGGACGCGCTTCGTGCTCTCGCTGGCGCCGAGATTCCGGATCCGATCCGCGAAGCGTTTGGACCCCATCGGGAACTTGTTGCCGTTGTCCTGGCTCCATCGCTCGTATTCCCGACGCAGCGCTGCTTTCTCGACCCATGCGTCCGGCGCGACGACGCAGCGCTCCTTGATGAAGTCGCGCAAGGGGTCGTTCTCGGCGCGGTAGGCTTCCGTCGCTCGCGTGATCGACGCCGGTGCGCCCAGCCCATGCTTTTGCCATTCGCTGCACCCGCGCACCGCCCAGGCCAGGATCGCCGGGCCACCGACCGCCGGATCAAGCAGCGCTGCCTTGACCTGCGGGTCGCGCTTCTCCTTTGGGACGGTGTGCTCGAACGGGATCCGGAGGATGCGGCGCCAGATCGCGGCGTCATCGTCCCGCACGCGCGGCGCATCGTTCGCGGCGAGCCACAGCTTGAAGGCTGGCTTGAACTCGAAGGACTCGCGGTAGAGGAACCGCGCTGTCACGGTGTCGCCGCCGGTCAGCTGCTTGACCAGCCCTTCGGCGAGCCGCTTGCCCTCGTCGACCTCGATCGAGAGCACGAGGCGAGCCCCCGCGAGCCGCGCGATGTCGTTGCGCGGACCGCCGGAGTCACGCCGGGCGATGAAGGTCTCGAAGTCTGCCTTCGCCGCATACTCGCCCATGGTGATCTTCAGCGCTTCGAGGAACGTCGACTTGCCGGAGGCCGGCGGACCGTGGACGAAGAAGAGTACCTCATCGCTAACGTCGCCGGTCAGCGTGCAGCCTGCGGCGCGGCGGAGGAACCCGATCAGCTCCTCATCGTTGCCCGTCACGTCAGCGAGGAAGCGATCCCAGATCGGCAGCTCCGCGCCTGGCTCGAACGCGACCGGAACGATTCGGCGCATCATGTCGCGGCGGTCGTGGTCCCGCAGCTCTCCTGTGCGGAGGTCGAGCACGCCGTTGCGGCAGTTCAGAAGCCAGGGATCGGCGTCGAAGTCACCGGGTTCGGCGCGGACGATCGGCTCCGTTTCCGCGAGGCGGAGCATCGCATCGATGCCGCGCGCCGACTGCGATCGCTTCGCCCAGTTGAACAGCGCGGTCGCTTCCTTGTGCTGAGCCTTCGCCTTCGCCACCTCGTCGTCGTCGTGCGCACGCTTCACCCGCTTCGCGGCATGGTTCATCGCGAACTCGGCATCGGTCAGCAGGCGACGCGTCGTCTCCTTTGCGAGCTCTGCCACCGTGGCCCGATCGCAGCACCATCGGGAGCCGGCCCATGTATGCCAACCACCGAGCGCTTCGACGTGGCGCAGATCAGGACCGTACAGGGCAACAAGGCGCTCCGCGTTCGCGAGGTCGCTGTCCGGCGCGGTGCCCTGCCTCAGCGGCACAACGACGAGCTGCAGCGACCCGTTGCCGTTCGCGGGACCGCCTCCGGTGCATGGCTCCGCAGGCACCATCGAGGCGCCGCACGCATCCAACCAGAGCCCGTCGCCGCGCGAGATCGGCTCATCGTCGCCGGCCTCGTCGTCGTCTGCGTTCCCGTCACCATGGTCGCTCGGCTCGACATCGTTCGCCGCGCACGCCTCGTCGTCGTGGTGTCGCTCCGGTCCGGCCGTCGACGGCTGTGCCGAGGTCGGTTCAGCGTGCATCCCGCACCTCCCCACGCTTCCGGTGAAATCGCGAGAGAATCAGCGCGGCGATCTTCTCGGCGGACTCGCGCGAGCCTGCCCACGTCGTACTGATACCGAAGTCCTGCTCGATGGCGAGCGCGCTTGCGATCACCGCCTGGGGCATCGTCCTGCTGCGGTAGCGATGCGCCCAGACATCGGGGACGCCGGCCTCCACCAAGATCGTCTTGAGCTCATACGCTCGAAGCCGCTCACACTCACGGAGGAAACGCTCGCGTTCCCATGTGACGCTCTGCACGAGGTCGTCCAGGCTCTTGCGCTCGATCGCGACGCTCGTCTCGAACCCGGCGAGCGAGTAGTCCCCGGCGGGCAGCGCTGCGTGCTCCATGTGGAGCCGTCCGCCGAAGGTCCAGGGGCGCTGCTCGCGCGTGTCGACGATGATGATCATGCTGCCCGCGTCCTTCATCGCGATGACCTCCGCGGCTGAAGGGACGCGAAGAACGCAGCGTCCGCGTCGTCGCCGCTCTGCTTCTTCGGCTTCGGCGTGCGCGCCTGGGTCGCGATCCAGGCGTCAACGTCGGCCTTCCGCGCCATGAGTTTGCGGCCGACCCTGAACGAGGGGAACGCGCCTGCTGCCGCGGCACGCCGGAACGTCGTCGGCCCCGTCGGGGAGCTCCGGGCGTCGTAGTAGGCGGGGCTGGTGTCGCCGGCAGCGTTCTCGTTCGCCGCCTCTCGGATCGAGTCGGCCAGGTAGCGGGCGATCGTCGCGAATGCTTTCAGCAGGTCATCCTGGGTTACAGACTTTCTCAATGGCACCTCCGAACAACAGCACGATCCACACGAGCGCCGCGGCACGGTCCTGCGGTGAGCCTGACGCAAGGCCCCGTCCCTCACAGCGAGTCCAAACACGGGCCTCCTGGCCGACGGCAACAGCCGACGCGGCCGTGCGGCCGAAGGCGAACGACGGGATGACGAGAAGGGCGCCCGAAGCGCACGCCGAGGTCGGAAGGCAGCCCGGGTGCTCTCGGCTACGGGGCCGTTAGCGCCTGACGCCGGTCAGGCCCCGGCGCTAGTCGAGGTCCCGCCCTCTCCGGCGCCCCGCCGTCGACCGGCGCCGGCCGCCAGATCGGGGGCGCCACCATGGCGATCTGTGCGGCGGGGCACGACGCCAGGCTCCTCCCGACCGAGATGCCGGCCAGGGGCGATGGCGAGGCCCTCTATAAGTCATGCTGCTCGAGATCGAGAGCGCTGTGATGCGTTGCGGGGCGGAGCCCTGGGGTCCGGTGCCGACGGGTCGAGGTTTCCCACGCCGTCCGGCGCCCTGCCGGTCGAGTCAGAGCCGGCCGCGCGGCAAGGGGGAGCGCCACGGGGACGAGCTGAGCGGCGGGGCGGAGCGCCCGACCGTGATGCCGGGCGGTGCCGACGGGGCCCACTCCTTGATCGTGGTGCTCGAGATCGAGGGTGCTGTGATCCGCTGTGGTGCGGAGGCCCTTCGCGGTTACACATAAGACAGAATCTCGACCGCGGCAGGGCTGGCGAGCACGCGGCCAACGCCGCCGACATCGCGCGGCTGATGCGGGGGGCGAGAGGGGGATGCACGCGTCCGGTGACCTGCATGCTGTCGTCGAACCGCTTCGTCCCCTGGGGATCGGCGCTCCACGACGGGCACCCAGCCGGCGAGACCGACCCCGGGTCCGAGTCTGCGCGCTGTGCTGGCGCAGCCCAGCCCGGAGCCAGGCGAGCGGCCTGGGCTGGTCTCCCAGAGCCGGCCCGGATCTCCCGGCGGTCGTCCTTGACGGCGCGAGAATGCTTGCTATGAGGGGCGAATCATGCCCGAAATTCTCATCGCGAAGGCGACAGATTCGATCGATGGCGACGAATACGTGATGACCGGAATCGCACGCCTTCGAAGCGGTCAGGAGGTCGGGAGAGCCGAGCTTCGCGTACCGCTGATCGCCGTCGACGCTTCGGTGGTGGGGAAGGCCGAGGTCGAGCATTTGAAGTCTGCGCTCGAAGCCGCGGTACAGGCAATAGCCAGGGCCAAGGCTCGCGCAGGCGGCCACTGAGCGGGAAGCCTGCAGAGGCTGACCGTATCGAGCACGCGCTTGCTGCCCTCGCTGGCACACCGCGCTCTCCGCGCCCGTCGTTGTTTTGGGACTCGTATACGACGACTTGGGCCTGTTAGAACTCCACGCACGCCTACAACGGAACGATTTAGGGACCGCTCGCCCGGTGTACGGACGGCAGGGCGCCCCCCTGCCGGGGGCTGAGGCTCGGATGGCCTCGCAGAGTCGGAGCTTCACGGCGGGCACCAGGCCGGCGGAGTGGATCCCGGGTCCGAGTCTGCGATGCCCGATCCCCCGCCAGCGAGGCCGAGCGAGCAGGCGCTACTGCGCACGGGAGCAGGCGGCGGGTGGGGGCCCTGCCCTGCTGGCCGTCTCCCGTACAGTGCCGGCGGCCCACTACGAGCGCATGCCCCGTTTTGACACGGTGACACGGGGCGGTATCTCCGCTGGCGCGCACAGAGCGAGATGGCAATGGGGGGTAGCTGAGACGTTGATGAGAACGACAGAGTTGAACAACGAGCAACACTACGATCGACCGAGCTTAGACTGAGCCGACTTAATACTTCCGATCATGGCCTGGAGACGATCGAGCAGCTCGTCGTACGTTATCAATTTCACAGCGCGTCCAGCGTTTAGATGCAACAGTCGCCGCCGCGTCTGACTATCCATACCTGCATTGCGACCAATCACAACCATCCCCTGTACCGGAAACGAGCTATCAAACGACGCAGGAACATCACTCGGATTCTCTCGCCACCACCGGATCCAGTCCTCAACCTGCTGAATAGCATGCGTAACGTGGTCCCTGGGTCTTCCGTACATAGTAAACAGAGGCAAGCTCGCTCGCTCAAGCTCGATCAGCAGAACGCGTTTTTCATCGAGCTCGTACTGGA
Protein-coding regions in this window:
- a CDS encoding DNA primase family protein — encoded protein: MHAEPTSAQPSTAGPERHHDDEACAANDVEPSDHGDGNADDDEAGDDEPISRGDGLWLDACGASMVPAEPCTGGGPANGNGSLQLVVVPLRQGTAPDSDLANAERLVALYGPDLRHVEALGGWHTWAGSRWCCDRATVAELAKETTRRLLTDAEFAMNHAAKRVKRAHDDDEVAKAKAQHKEATALFNWAKRSQSARGIDAMLRLAETEPIVRAEPGDFDADPWLLNCRNGVLDLRTGELRDHDRRDMMRRIVPVAFEPGAELPIWDRFLADVTGNDEELIGFLRRAAGCTLTGDVSDEVLFFVHGPPASGKSTFLEALKITMGEYAAKADFETFIARRDSGGPRNDIARLAGARLVLSIEVDEGKRLAEGLVKQLTGGDTVTARFLYRESFEFKPAFKLWLAANDAPRVRDDDAAIWRRILRIPFEHTVPKEKRDPQVKAALLDPAVGGPAILAWAVRGCSEWQKHGLGAPASITRATEAYRAENDPLRDFIKERCVVAPDAWVEKAALRREYERWSQDNGNKFPMGSKRFADRIRNLGASESTKRVPGHSSPRDIWRGVGLRYHGDDQPEGAGDVGL
- a CDS encoding ERCC4 domain-containing protein; this translates as MKDAGSMIIIVDTREQRPWTFGGRLHMEHAALPAGDYSLAGFETSVAIERKSLDDLVQSVTWERERFLRECERLRAYELKTILVEAGVPDVWAHRYRSRTMPQAVIASALAIEQDFGISTTWAGSRESAEKIAALILSRFHRKRGEVRDAR